From the genome of Thermococcus chitonophagus, one region includes:
- the htpX gene encoding zinc metalloprotease HtpX — protein sequence MGLGLWVRTGVLMAFLTALLVGIGYLLGGHAGMIIAFTLALFMNFISYWYSDSIVLGWYNARIVSEEEAPELHRIVEKLAMQAGIPKPRVAIVPTMTPNAFATGRDPKHAVVAVTEGLLQILNRDELEGVIAHEISHIKNRDTLIQTIAAVMAGAIMILVDFARWSLWFGAYDEDRDSGNIIGLILAILLAPIAAMLIQLAISRSREYLADETGARISGKPHALASALLKIEQAIRYRPMREGNPATAHMFIVNPFRGVDFAELFSTHPPTEKRIERLRKIAMEMGIIF from the coding sequence ATGGGCCTAGGATTGTGGGTGAGAACTGGGGTGTTAATGGCCTTTCTAACGGCATTATTGGTTGGAATTGGTTATTTGCTTGGCGGTCACGCCGGAATGATAATAGCCTTCACCCTGGCACTGTTCATGAACTTCATAAGCTACTGGTACAGCGATTCAATAGTCCTCGGCTGGTACAATGCTAGAATAGTGAGCGAGGAAGAAGCTCCAGAGCTACACAGGATAGTTGAAAAGCTCGCAATGCAGGCTGGAATTCCAAAGCCCAGGGTTGCGATAGTTCCAACGATGACGCCAAATGCCTTCGCAACGGGGAGGGATCCAAAGCATGCAGTGGTGGCGGTTACTGAAGGTCTACTGCAGATACTAAACAGGGATGAGCTTGAGGGTGTTATAGCCCACGAGATAAGCCACATAAAGAACAGAGACACCTTAATCCAGACGATAGCTGCCGTGATGGCTGGAGCGATAATGATCCTCGTTGACTTCGCAAGGTGGTCCCTCTGGTTCGGGGCCTATGACGAGGACAGGGATTCAGGAAACATAATAGGATTGATCTTGGCAATACTCCTAGCACCAATAGCGGCAATGCTCATCCAGCTGGCAATAAGCAGGTCAAGGGAGTATTTGGCAGATGAGACTGGGGCAAGGATAAGTGGGAAGCCTCATGCTCTAGCAAGTGCCCTGTTGAAGATAGAGCAGGCCATCCGCTACAGGCCTATGAGGGAAGGCAACCCTGCAACCGCGCACATGTTCATAGTGAACCCCTTCAGGGGAGTTGACTTCGCGGAGCTGTTCTCAACCCACCCACCTACAGAAAAGAGGATAGAGAGACTTAGGAAGATTGCCATGGAGATGGGTATAATATTCTGA
- the crcB gene encoding fluoride efflux transporter CrcB has product MNAKIILAVILGGGLGALARFLISGILPVYRDFPVGTLAVNALASFFLGYLYGLLFWGFDVSSELRVFLGTGFCGGLSTFSTFSYETFSLMREGEYLLALLNVLANVIITVALVFMGFLLARR; this is encoded by the coding sequence ATGAACGCTAAAATAATCCTAGCTGTAATCCTGGGGGGAGGACTGGGAGCTCTAGCTAGGTTCTTAATCTCCGGAATTCTTCCCGTGTACAGGGATTTTCCTGTTGGAACTTTGGCCGTTAACGCTCTGGCGAGCTTCTTCTTGGGATACCTTTATGGGCTACTGTTCTGGGGCTTTGATGTTTCAAGTGAACTCAGGGTCTTCCTGGGGACGGGCTTCTGCGGTGGGTTAAGCACGTTCTCGACTTTCTCTTACGAGACGTTCTCGCTTATGAGAGAAGGAGAATACCTTCTCGCCCTGCTCAATGTCTTGGCAAATGTTATAATCACGGTAGCGTTAGTATTTATGGGATTCCTGCTCGCAAGAAGGTGA
- a CDS encoding DUF190 domain-containing protein: MVEVEHWNTLRLRIYIGENDKWEGRPLYKVIVEKLREMGMAGATVYRGIYGFGKKSRVHSSDIIRLSTDLPIIIEVVDRGHKIEEAVKAIKPMIKDGMITVEPTIVLWVGTKEEVRKFEDDAVREG; encoded by the coding sequence ATGGTTGAAGTGGAGCACTGGAACACCCTAAGGCTCAGGATATACATCGGCGAGAATGATAAGTGGGAGGGGAGGCCACTCTATAAGGTCATAGTGGAAAAGTTGAGGGAGATGGGCATGGCCGGGGCCACAGTGTACAGAGGCATCTACGGGTTTGGAAAGAAGAGCCGAGTTCATTCGAGCGACATAATAAGGCTTTCTACTGACCTTCCGATAATTATAGAGGTCGTTGACAGGGGGCATAAGATAGAGGAGGCGGTGAAAGCTATAAAACCAATGATAAAGGATGGGATGATAACGGTGGAGCCAACAATAGTCCTATGGGTTGGAACGAAGGAAGAGGTAAGGAAGTTCGAAGACGATGCTGTTAGGGAGGGTTAG
- a CDS encoding DEAD/DEAH box helicase family protein produces the protein MIIYGEAFEFGVVAGLADKAYLLPRDVPFQEFLEARRIYGKKARKRALEAKDAYSKIVKGDSAEIAFKFLEWYTSSKESIRSKKIEISNVDAENIVTYLELGRRMGDLIKEKFEEIILEPGIPYYGKFRYPDFIGMNNGKIVAVGDFKVYHRFLGRTVWDASWAIEFDSYTLDELLARARPLTARSYKDFFNVLSKYAKLLFYARILEVYPIDVLVIFPQVCSKIRVNSKEHLETLQEKIRELALALLPRNLGGSRGKIARSLDRGDSYIKISDGKIYLGESEVGVEEEFKALSGRATILFLPKFRGGWRRKKHGKDIEEIFKKHDFIVDASDQGVGKTTTAIGLVHGMRTLVIAPRKKLLEQIMLMFGKYIDLTSEGNVRLEKERTFYDVLEAPSNRTWQAHKKVMAAIRDRDIELIPVTSDAFKYLREGSWKEILKNVDAVIIEELTNSGSSVIERLLGFLRYYSRHPTGVKVMVLDGSLTSPKLHLQAILDHLRGRKYTPSQVSLHEVEDPAVAEFSINKVSGAYYRIHLDFPLKFSILPLPLSSQIPNWALLISKAEDVIENFRAQLNEGDVMFYVDNRIYVEDLANFLAEKGFPVSIVHAEKRETIRGNVVGTSSIAFGVDLKDKGTLVVISPYRDYSFEDHAHNVEVFRQIIKRIRGDPEGKEYKNVVFVPLSSPGKESIMYFQTKAFITRVLTNRKFHVRLPMSSGSFYHVWKSRAPGKRRELALEDFLREYYPSLKRILASAGFIVRPNFKLKLSFDREWDLPIHLRVYRLLSGYSRRFWVEVMPTPSADVQVLRERLKEKNPGAHFLKSRLEKLPEDPKELAKILSSLLTPKEIEVGYSSILMVPYSWGDKVGRIPQVTSPLKRVFVGDWEYFEMPVKVVNESENEAVGIYASHPAFSRVDTVSIVEKLKEVLSAEIARENVLFLPNVWKAY, from the coding sequence ATGATTATCTACGGCGAGGCTTTTGAGTTTGGAGTTGTCGCTGGTCTCGCGGATAAAGCATATCTCCTCCCTAGGGATGTACCTTTTCAGGAGTTCCTCGAGGCTAGGAGGATCTATGGAAAGAAGGCAAGAAAAAGAGCCCTTGAAGCAAAGGACGCATATTCAAAGATAGTCAAGGGGGACAGCGCTGAGATTGCCTTTAAGTTTTTAGAGTGGTACACTTCTAGTAAGGAAAGTATCAGATCTAAGAAAATTGAAATAAGTAATGTTGATGCGGAAAATATAGTTACGTACCTTGAGCTTGGGCGCAGAATGGGAGATCTCATAAAGGAAAAGTTTGAGGAGATAATACTTGAGCCCGGAATACCATACTATGGAAAATTTAGGTATCCAGACTTCATCGGCATGAATAATGGAAAGATCGTAGCTGTTGGTGATTTTAAGGTTTATCATAGGTTTTTAGGGAGAACAGTATGGGACGCAAGCTGGGCTATAGAGTTTGATAGCTACACTTTGGATGAACTGCTGGCAAGGGCCAGACCTCTAACGGCGCGCTCTTATAAAGACTTTTTCAATGTCCTCTCGAAGTATGCCAAGCTCCTGTTTTATGCTAGGATCCTTGAAGTTTACCCTATAGACGTGCTAGTTATTTTCCCTCAGGTATGCTCCAAGATTCGTGTGAATTCCAAGGAGCACCTCGAAACTCTTCAGGAAAAGATTAGGGAGTTAGCACTTGCACTTCTCCCCAGGAACCTCGGCGGGAGCAGGGGGAAGATAGCGAGAAGCTTAGATAGGGGAGACTCTTACATTAAGATCTCCGATGGGAAGATATACCTTGGGGAGAGTGAGGTAGGGGTTGAAGAAGAGTTTAAGGCTTTGTCGGGTCGTGCCACAATACTCTTTCTGCCGAAATTTAGGGGTGGGTGGAGGAGGAAAAAGCATGGGAAAGATATAGAGGAGATCTTCAAAAAGCATGATTTCATAGTTGATGCATCCGATCAGGGCGTTGGCAAAACGACAACAGCCATTGGACTGGTTCACGGTATGAGAACTCTTGTGATAGCCCCTAGGAAAAAATTGCTTGAGCAGATAATGTTGATGTTTGGAAAATACATTGATTTGACTTCCGAGGGGAATGTGAGACTTGAAAAAGAGAGAACGTTTTACGACGTGCTAGAGGCTCCCTCAAATAGGACTTGGCAGGCTCATAAGAAAGTTATGGCAGCGATTCGAGATCGTGACATAGAATTAATTCCAGTCACCTCTGATGCTTTCAAATATTTAAGGGAGGGGAGCTGGAAAGAAATACTGAAAAACGTTGATGCCGTGATAATTGAAGAGCTAACGAACTCCGGTTCTTCGGTAATTGAAAGGTTACTCGGGTTTCTCAGGTACTACTCCCGACATCCTACTGGAGTTAAAGTTATGGTTCTCGATGGTTCCTTAACCTCTCCCAAGCTCCACCTTCAGGCAATTTTAGATCACCTTAGGGGAAGGAAGTATACACCCTCCCAAGTGTCGCTCCATGAAGTTGAGGATCCTGCGGTGGCAGAGTTCAGCATAAATAAAGTAAGCGGGGCGTACTATCGTATTCATCTTGACTTCCCTCTGAAGTTCAGCATACTCCCCCTTCCCCTCAGCTCTCAGATTCCTAATTGGGCCCTCTTAATTTCAAAGGCTGAAGACGTTATCGAAAACTTCAGGGCTCAGCTTAATGAGGGGGATGTAATGTTCTACGTTGACAACAGGATATACGTCGAGGATCTGGCGAATTTTCTGGCCGAAAAGGGCTTCCCAGTTTCTATTGTACATGCCGAGAAAAGGGAAACAATTAGGGGTAATGTTGTTGGCACCTCTAGTATAGCCTTTGGCGTTGATCTAAAAGACAAGGGAACTCTCGTTGTAATATCCCCCTACAGGGATTATAGCTTTGAGGATCATGCCCATAATGTCGAAGTCTTTAGGCAGATAATTAAGAGAATACGTGGGGATCCTGAGGGCAAAGAGTATAAGAACGTAGTCTTCGTTCCTCTTTCTTCCCCTGGGAAAGAGAGCATAATGTATTTTCAAACAAAAGCATTCATAACAAGAGTTCTCACTAACAGGAAGTTCCATGTGAGGCTTCCAATGTCTTCTGGCTCTTTTTATCATGTGTGGAAGTCCAGAGCACCGGGGAAGAGGAGAGAGCTTGCTCTAGAAGACTTTCTCCGCGAATATTATCCAAGCTTAAAGAGAATACTCGCTTCTGCGGGCTTTATAGTTCGGCCAAACTTCAAGCTGAAGCTCAGCTTTGATAGGGAATGGGATCTACCAATCCATCTTAGGGTTTATAGGCTCCTGAGCGGTTACTCGAGAAGGTTCTGGGTGGAAGTTATGCCAACGCCTTCAGCTGATGTCCAAGTACTTAGGGAGAGATTAAAGGAGAAAAATCCTGGGGCGCACTTCCTGAAGAGCAGGCTTGAAAAATTACCGGAGGATCCAAAAGAGCTTGCGAAGATTTTGAGTAGTCTGCTGACGCCCAAAGAGATCGAAGTTGGATACTCTTCCATCCTCATGGTTCCGTATTCTTGGGGCGATAAAGTTGGCAGGATCCCCCAAGTAACTTCTCCCCTTAAGAGAGTATTCGTTGGAGACTGGGAGTACTTTGAAATGCCTGTTAAAGTAGTCAATGAGTCTGAAAATGAAGCCGTTGGAATTTATGCATCCCATCCGGCATTCTCTCGAGTAGATACTGTATCAATAGTTGAAAAACTGAAAGAGGTACTAAGTGCCGAGATAGCAAGAGAAAACGTCCTGTTCCTCCCAAACGTTTGGAAGGCCTACTAA
- the infB gene encoding translation initiation factor IF-2, translated as MERIRQPIIAVLGHVDHGKTTMLDRIRKTNVAMKEAGGITQHIGATEVPIDVIKKIAGPLMKLWKAEIKLPGLLFIDTPGHEAFTSLRARGGSLADLAVLVVDINEGFQPQTIESIEILRRYKTPFVVAANKIDRIKGWVIKEDEPFLMNIKRQDQRAVQELETKLWELIGKFYEMGFQANRFDRVQNFTRELAIVPISAKYGIGIAELLVLIAGLSQKYLEERLKIEVEGPARGTILEVREEPGLGHTIDVIIYDGTLHKDDTIVVGGKDKAIVTKIRALLKPKPLDEIRDPRFRFDYVDEVTAAAGVKIAAPGLEEALAGSPVIAAPTPEDVERAKQEILNQIQSVVISTDKVGVIVKADTLGSLEALSKELQEKNIPIRKADVGNISKTDVMEALSVKEENPKYGVVLGFNVKVNEDALEVAKAKDVPIFVGNIIYKLIEDYEAWIKQEEEKRKRELLAKVTFPGVIRLYPDERYVFRRSNPAIVGIEVIEGRIKPGVTLIKQNGQKVGTIRSIKSRDEFLQEARKGQAVAIAIEGAIVGRHIHPGEMLYVDISRDDAITLLRYLRDELEDTDIKALKMIAQIKAKEDPFWRAI; from the coding sequence ATGGAGAGGATCCGTCAGCCTATTATAGCGGTTCTCGGTCATGTGGATCACGGTAAGACGACAATGCTTGACAGAATTAGGAAAACGAACGTTGCTATGAAAGAAGCGGGTGGAATAACCCAGCATATCGGAGCTACGGAAGTTCCAATTGATGTAATCAAGAAGATTGCCGGGCCATTGATGAAGCTTTGGAAGGCAGAGATAAAGCTTCCCGGTCTCTTGTTCATAGACACCCCAGGACATGAGGCCTTTACAAGCCTGAGGGCTAGAGGTGGAAGTTTAGCCGACCTTGCAGTCCTTGTTGTGGATATAAATGAGGGCTTCCAGCCCCAAACGATTGAGAGCATTGAAATCCTGAGGAGGTACAAAACTCCATTTGTTGTAGCTGCAAACAAGATAGATAGGATAAAGGGCTGGGTAATCAAGGAGGATGAGCCCTTCCTAATGAACATAAAGAGGCAAGACCAGAGGGCAGTTCAAGAGCTGGAAACAAAGCTCTGGGAGCTTATAGGAAAGTTCTACGAGATGGGCTTCCAGGCTAACCGCTTTGACAGGGTTCAGAACTTCACGAGGGAATTAGCTATAGTTCCAATCTCGGCCAAGTACGGAATAGGAATTGCTGAGCTTTTAGTGCTCATCGCAGGTTTGAGCCAGAAGTACCTTGAGGAGAGGCTTAAAATAGAGGTTGAGGGCCCAGCTAGAGGAACAATCCTTGAGGTTAGAGAGGAGCCCGGATTAGGGCATACGATAGACGTGATAATCTACGACGGAACCCTTCACAAAGATGACACCATAGTGGTTGGTGGAAAGGACAAGGCAATAGTCACCAAGATAAGGGCCCTCCTCAAGCCGAAGCCTCTCGATGAGATTAGGGACCCAAGGTTCAGGTTCGACTACGTTGATGAAGTAACAGCTGCGGCTGGAGTTAAGATAGCCGCCCCAGGACTCGAGGAGGCTTTAGCTGGCTCTCCAGTGATAGCGGCACCAACTCCCGAAGACGTGGAGAGGGCCAAGCAGGAGATACTCAACCAGATACAGAGCGTGGTTATAAGCACGGACAAGGTTGGGGTTATAGTTAAGGCCGACACCCTTGGTTCCCTTGAGGCCTTGAGCAAAGAGCTTCAAGAGAAGAACATTCCGATAAGGAAGGCAGACGTTGGCAATATAAGCAAGACAGACGTCATGGAGGCACTGAGTGTCAAGGAGGAGAACCCGAAGTACGGTGTTGTCTTAGGCTTCAACGTGAAGGTTAATGAAGATGCTTTAGAAGTTGCAAAGGCTAAGGACGTCCCGATATTTGTCGGCAACATCATCTATAAGCTGATAGAGGACTACGAGGCTTGGATAAAGCAGGAGGAGGAGAAGAGAAAGCGCGAGTTACTAGCTAAGGTAACGTTCCCTGGGGTGATAAGGCTTTATCCAGATGAGAGGTACGTCTTCAGAAGAAGCAATCCAGCGATAGTTGGAATTGAGGTAATCGAGGGGAGGATAAAGCCTGGGGTTACCTTGATAAAGCAGAACGGCCAGAAGGTTGGGACTATAAGGTCAATTAAGAGCAGGGATGAGTTCCTGCAGGAGGCCAGGAAGGGTCAGGCTGTGGCCATAGCAATTGAAGGGGCAATCGTGGGGAGGCACATACACCCAGGGGAGATGCTCTACGTTGATATAAGCAGGGACGATGCAATAACCCTGTTAAGGTACCTCAGGGATGAGCTTGAGGATACCGATATAAAAGCGTTGAAGATGATAGCGCAGATAAAGGCAAAGGAGGATCCGTTCTGGAGGGCTATTTAA
- a CDS encoding radical SAM protein: protein MKYLERQNFACMALMECWICERKCKLNEGKVGVCKNYANINGELVHIGYGKLSAVESRPIEIKPFFHYYPGTTALTFSGYGCNFYCPWCQNYHLSFSSPPDIELIPPEKLVGLALLHGDQGLCASFNEPATLFHYLLDVFELGTKRGLYSCLVTNGYFTLKALKMLLDAGATGFSIDIKGCPGMKVLTTIDHSKVFRNARFILDNGGHVEMVYLVVPKANDSCYEWIFKMHLEKLGEDVPLHINRYYPANYWRESPTSLECLIRLREIAMKEYNIKFVYVGNVGDPRLEATHCPKCGKRLITRIGYRVVEFKVKDGKCPYCGERIPIYG from the coding sequence ATGAAATACTTAGAGAGACAAAACTTTGCATGTATGGCATTGATGGAGTGTTGGATCTGCGAAAGAAAATGTAAGCTTAATGAAGGTAAAGTTGGAGTATGCAAGAATTACGCAAACATTAACGGGGAGTTAGTTCACATCGGCTATGGGAAGTTGAGTGCGGTTGAGAGCAGGCCAATAGAGATAAAGCCCTTCTTCCATTATTATCCCGGGACTACCGCTTTAACCTTCTCAGGCTATGGTTGCAACTTCTACTGTCCCTGGTGCCAGAACTACCATTTGAGCTTCTCCAGCCCTCCAGATATCGAACTAATTCCTCCTGAAAAACTTGTTGGACTAGCTCTCTTGCATGGTGATCAAGGCCTCTGTGCCAGCTTCAACGAGCCCGCGACTCTCTTCCATTATTTACTTGATGTTTTTGAGCTTGGAACTAAGAGAGGCTTATACTCCTGCTTAGTCACTAACGGCTACTTCACGCTAAAAGCCCTAAAAATGCTTCTAGATGCCGGAGCTACAGGGTTTAGCATTGACATAAAAGGTTGCCCAGGGATGAAAGTCCTAACTACTATAGATCACTCCAAAGTGTTTAGGAACGCGCGCTTCATACTGGACAATGGCGGTCACGTTGAAATGGTATACCTCGTCGTTCCTAAGGCAAACGATTCCTGCTACGAGTGGATATTCAAGATGCACTTGGAGAAGTTAGGTGAAGATGTCCCCCTTCACATAAATCGATACTATCCAGCGAACTACTGGAGAGAGTCCCCTACATCCCTGGAGTGCCTAATAAGGCTCAGGGAGATCGCAATGAAAGAGTACAACATAAAGTTCGTTTACGTTGGAAATGTTGGCGATCCGAGGCTCGAGGCAACTCACTGTCCCAAATGCGGGAAGAGACTGATAACGAGGATTGGCTATAGGGTGGTTGAGTTCAAGGTTAAGGATGGTAAGTGTCCATACTGCGGAGAGAGAATTCCCATATATGGATAA
- a CDS encoding DUF3311 domain-containing protein, translated as MDRETAQKYAMLLGIIPWVAYVIISPFFNKPRPLILGMPPLMFWNTIWLIITSLCLYGAYKLELGGGLLE; from the coding sequence ATGGATCGAGAAACCGCCCAAAAATATGCAATGCTATTAGGCATAATTCCATGGGTAGCGTACGTTATTATCTCCCCGTTCTTCAACAAGCCAAGGCCCTTAATCTTAGGAATGCCTCCATTAATGTTCTGGAATACAATTTGGCTGATCATTACAAGTCTCTGCCTCTATGGGGCATATAAGCTGGAGCTAGGAGGTGGACTCCTTGAGTGA
- a CDS encoding sodium:solute symporter family protein, translating to MSEATIPVILILSWVFISLIVGVLAGIKRKFSLEGYLVSGRSLGLIFLYVLMAGEIYSAYAFLGTGGWAYSYGMPIMYAIGYGALAYSFGYFYARYVWKIGKVFKCVTEADYFETRYDSKALALLVALIGIIFNVPYLQLQLQGLGYIIHVGSLGSISLKAGIVIGMVIMLIYVYTSGLRGIAWTNFLQALLMFIVAWAVLFAVPFIQFGGIGEMFTALEKVKPGHLVLHPPLGISWYVSTLILSGLGFFMYPQLYPSIYSARDLKTLKRNYVLLPLYSIFMIPVILAGFTVAALGVQLGRPDEAVLKAVELSYPSWVLGIVGAAGFAAAASTASAIILSLAGLLSKNIYTIVKPSASDRELVLASRISVILFGLTAMILALYAPGRLVALLLLAYSGMTQLFPGAVLGIFWKRMNKYAAGAGIIAGLITITYLKFGLKTNPLGIHFGLWGLMVNFIVTIIVAYLTKPDPNFEKFRAAFS from the coding sequence TTGAGTGAAGCGACTATTCCTGTAATCCTAATCCTCTCATGGGTGTTCATAAGCCTGATCGTTGGTGTGCTCGCAGGAATTAAGAGGAAGTTCAGTTTAGAAGGATACCTCGTTTCAGGGAGAAGCCTTGGCTTAATATTCCTTTACGTCTTGATGGCTGGAGAGATATATAGCGCATACGCATTTTTAGGAACGGGAGGATGGGCGTACTCTTATGGAATGCCAATAATGTACGCTATAGGTTACGGAGCCCTGGCGTATTCCTTCGGTTATTTCTATGCCAGATATGTATGGAAGATCGGTAAAGTTTTCAAGTGTGTAACCGAGGCCGATTATTTCGAAACAAGATACGACAGCAAGGCTCTCGCACTTTTGGTGGCGTTAATTGGAATAATATTCAACGTTCCATACCTCCAGCTCCAGTTGCAAGGACTTGGCTATATAATTCATGTGGGGTCATTGGGTAGTATTTCCCTGAAGGCTGGAATCGTCATTGGAATGGTCATAATGCTGATATATGTTTATACAAGTGGACTTAGGGGCATAGCCTGGACTAACTTCCTTCAAGCACTCCTAATGTTCATAGTAGCATGGGCCGTCTTATTTGCAGTTCCATTCATTCAGTTTGGTGGTATAGGGGAAATGTTCACAGCATTAGAAAAAGTTAAACCTGGCCACCTTGTTCTTCATCCTCCTCTTGGGATATCATGGTATGTTTCAACACTAATACTAAGCGGTCTTGGGTTCTTTATGTACCCACAGCTGTACCCCTCAATATATAGCGCTAGAGACCTGAAGACATTAAAGAGGAACTACGTTCTACTTCCACTATATTCGATATTCATGATTCCAGTAATATTAGCTGGATTCACAGTTGCGGCCCTTGGAGTCCAATTGGGAAGACCTGACGAAGCAGTGCTCAAAGCTGTAGAGCTTTCTTATCCCTCTTGGGTGCTCGGAATAGTGGGAGCCGCAGGTTTTGCTGCTGCAGCGTCTACGGCAAGTGCCATAATTCTCTCTTTGGCGGGATTACTCTCCAAGAACATATACACCATAGTTAAGCCGTCAGCTTCAGACAGAGAGCTTGTTCTAGCAAGCAGGATTTCAGTAATTTTATTCGGTCTGACGGCTATGATCCTAGCGTTATATGCCCCAGGTAGGTTAGTTGCCTTATTGCTCCTAGCGTACTCAGGAATGACTCAATTATTCCCTGGGGCAGTCCTTGGAATATTCTGGAAGAGAATGAACAAGTATGCTGCAGGAGCAGGGATAATAGCTGGACTTATAACAATAACGTACCTGAAGTTTGGTCTAAAGACTAATCCACTAGGAATTCACTTTGGACTTTGGGGATTAATGGTTAACTTCATCGTGACAATTATAGTCGCATACCTAACAAAGCCAGATCCAAACTTCGAGAAGTTTAGAGCTGCCTTTTCTTGA
- the cpsA gene encoding carboxypeptidase CpsA: MESKTIIEKARELEEYIIKMRREFHMYPELKYEEVRTSKIIREELEKLGYKIIRTAETGVIGVLKKGNGKTVALRADIDALPIQEENDVPYKSKIPGKMHACGHDAHTAMLLGAARVLREIPFDGTIKLIFQPAEEGGLGAKKIVEEGHLDDVDAIFGIHVWADLPSGVIGIRHGALLASADAFKVRIVGKGGHGAYPHQTIDPIAIAVELVDGYYKIPIREIDPIEPVVISVTSIKAGTTFNVIPEEAEILGTIRTFNEKVRDFIVERMEKITREYADGMRGSAEFTLTMEHIPPTINDEKLAKFAREVLSPLGEIVEPKPSLGAEDFAFYTTKAPGLFVLLGIKNEKKGIIYPHHHPKFDVDEAVLWKGTAIYSLLAIEYLKS, translated from the coding sequence ATGGAATCAAAAACAATAATCGAAAAAGCAAGAGAACTCGAGGAATATATAATAAAGATGAGAAGGGAATTTCACATGTATCCTGAACTTAAATACGAAGAAGTGAGAACATCCAAAATTATTAGAGAAGAACTGGAAAAACTTGGATATAAAATAATAAGAACAGCAGAAACTGGAGTTATAGGGGTTCTTAAGAAAGGGAATGGAAAAACAGTGGCGCTAAGAGCTGACATTGATGCCTTGCCAATTCAGGAGGAAAATGACGTTCCATACAAATCGAAAATCCCAGGGAAGATGCACGCCTGTGGTCACGATGCTCATACTGCAATGCTCCTAGGGGCAGCGAGAGTTCTGAGGGAAATACCCTTTGATGGAACGATAAAACTCATATTCCAACCGGCTGAAGAAGGAGGACTTGGAGCAAAGAAGATAGTCGAAGAAGGTCATTTAGATGATGTAGATGCGATCTTCGGAATTCACGTTTGGGCAGACCTCCCAAGTGGGGTAATAGGAATAAGGCATGGAGCACTTCTGGCTTCAGCCGACGCATTTAAGGTAAGAATAGTCGGTAAGGGAGGACATGGGGCGTACCCACATCAAACAATAGACCCTATAGCTATAGCAGTGGAGTTAGTAGATGGATATTATAAGATCCCAATTAGAGAAATAGACCCTATAGAGCCTGTTGTAATTAGCGTTACCAGCATAAAGGCAGGCACAACGTTTAACGTTATTCCTGAAGAGGCAGAGATTCTAGGGACTATTAGAACATTTAATGAAAAAGTTAGGGACTTTATAGTAGAAAGAATGGAGAAAATAACAAGAGAGTACGCCGATGGTATGAGAGGCAGTGCAGAATTCACTCTAACCATGGAGCATATCCCACCAACAATAAACGATGAGAAACTAGCAAAATTCGCCAGGGAAGTCCTGTCCCCCTTAGGAGAAATAGTTGAGCCAAAACCTTCCTTAGGAGCTGAAGATTTCGCCTTTTATACCACAAAAGCGCCTGGTCTTTTTGTATTACTAGGAATTAAAAATGAGAAGAAGGGAATAATCTATCCGCATCACCATCCAAAGTTTGATGTGGACGAAGCTGTGCTATGGAAAGGTACGGCAATTTATTCACTACTTGCTATCGAATACCTAAAAAGTTAA
- a CDS encoding Lrp/AsnC family transcriptional regulator, whose amino-acid sequence MNEMFEYLSERESVEIELLKRIFRGILDETDIKIYMFLRENGKISDSEIARRLGISVTTVRRRRKRLEEKGLLQIVGLLLLKAADIQYADVLVKFRQGVRVEEINEFINTAVNNPRIYEVTVYIGGEYDVLLRFFESNLERLKYHIEKFVRSSDIIEHYTINTAIGSPKAWYKVFKIKIGNNP is encoded by the coding sequence ATGAATGAAATGTTTGAATATTTGTCTGAAAGGGAAAGTGTGGAGATCGAACTCCTCAAGAGGATATTCAGGGGTATTCTTGATGAGACCGATATCAAAATTTACATGTTTTTACGGGAAAATGGGAAGATTAGTGATAGTGAAATTGCACGAAGATTGGGAATTTCAGTTACAACTGTTAGACGCAGGAGGAAACGTCTAGAAGAAAAGGGACTACTTCAGATTGTTGGACTTCTTCTGTTGAAGGCTGCGGATATTCAATATGCAGATGTCTTGGTTAAGTTTAGGCAAGGTGTTAGGGTGGAGGAAATTAATGAATTTATAAACACGGCTGTTAACAATCCCCGGATTTATGAGGTTACAGTTTATATTGGGGGAGAGTATGATGTCCTATTGAGATTTTTCGAAAGTAATCTTGAAAGATTAAAGTACCATATTGAAAAATTCGTGAGAAGCTCTGATATTATAGAACATTACACAATAAATACAGCCATTGGCAGTCCAAAAGCGTGGTATAAGGTTTTTAAAATTAAAATAGGAAATAACCCTTAA